The Pelodiscus sinensis isolate JC-2024 chromosome 6, ASM4963464v1, whole genome shotgun sequence genome has a segment encoding these proteins:
- the MARCHF3 gene encoding E3 ubiquitin-protein ligase MARCHF3 isoform X1, producing MTTSRCSHLPEVLPDCTSSAAPLVKTVEDCSSLVNGQPQYVMQVSAKDGQLLSTVVRTLATQSSPFNDRPMCRICHEGSSQEDLLSPCECTGTLGTIHRSCLEHWLSSSNTSYCELCHFRFAVERKPRPLVEWLKNPGPQHEKRTLFGDMVCFLFITPLATISGWLCLRGAVDHLHFSSRLEAVGLIALTVALFTIYLFWTLVSFRYHCRLYNEWRRTNQRVILLIPKSVSLPSNQQSLLGLHSVKRNSKETIV from the exons ATGACAACCAGCCGTTGCAGTCACCTGCCTGAAGTCTTACCAGACTGCACCAGCTCAGCTGCTCCTCTGGTAAAGACCGTGGAGGATTGTAGCAGTCTTGTGAATGGACAACCGCAGTATGTCATGCAAGTTTCAGCCAAGGACGGGCAGCTTCTGTCAACAGTAGTAAGGACTCTTGCCACACAGAG CAGCCCTTTCAATGACAGGCCAATGTGCAGGATCTGCCATGAAGGCAGCAGTCAGGAAGATCTGCTCTCTCCATGTGAATGTACAGGAACCCTGGGGACTATTCATcgcagctgcctggagcattgGCTGTCGTCTTCGAATACCAGTTACTGTGAACTCTGCCACTTCAGGTTTGCAGTAGAGCGCAAACCCAGGCCGTTGGTAGAG TGGCTAAAAAATCCAGGCCCACAGCATGAGAAACGGACTCTGTTTGGAGACATGGTGTGCTTCTTGTTCATAACGCCACTTGCAACCATCTCTGGCTGGTTATGTCTGCGAGGAGCAGTGGACCATCTGCACTTTAGTAGTAGGCTAGAAGCTGTTGGCCTCATTGCACTCACTGTCGCACTCTTTACTATTTACCTCTTTTGGACGCTA GTGTCATTTAGGTATCACTGTAGATTATACAATGAATGGCGTCGGACCAATCAAAGGGTGATACTCCTAATTCCAAAATCTGTCAGTTTACCTTCTAACCAGCAATCATTGCTGGGCCTTCATTCAGTCAAAAGGAACTCAAAGGAGACAATCGTTTGA
- the MARCHF3 gene encoding E3 ubiquitin-protein ligase MARCHF3 isoform X2, producing the protein MTTSRCSHLPEVLPDCTSSAAPLVKTVEDCSSLVNGQPQYVMQVSAKDGQLLSTVVRTLATQSPFNDRPMCRICHEGSSQEDLLSPCECTGTLGTIHRSCLEHWLSSSNTSYCELCHFRFAVERKPRPLVEWLKNPGPQHEKRTLFGDMVCFLFITPLATISGWLCLRGAVDHLHFSSRLEAVGLIALTVALFTIYLFWTLVSFRYHCRLYNEWRRTNQRVILLIPKSVSLPSNQQSLLGLHSVKRNSKETIV; encoded by the exons ATGACAACCAGCCGTTGCAGTCACCTGCCTGAAGTCTTACCAGACTGCACCAGCTCAGCTGCTCCTCTGGTAAAGACCGTGGAGGATTGTAGCAGTCTTGTGAATGGACAACCGCAGTATGTCATGCAAGTTTCAGCCAAGGACGGGCAGCTTCTGTCAACAGTAGTAAGGACTCTTGCCACACAGAG CCCTTTCAATGACAGGCCAATGTGCAGGATCTGCCATGAAGGCAGCAGTCAGGAAGATCTGCTCTCTCCATGTGAATGTACAGGAACCCTGGGGACTATTCATcgcagctgcctggagcattgGCTGTCGTCTTCGAATACCAGTTACTGTGAACTCTGCCACTTCAGGTTTGCAGTAGAGCGCAAACCCAGGCCGTTGGTAGAG TGGCTAAAAAATCCAGGCCCACAGCATGAGAAACGGACTCTGTTTGGAGACATGGTGTGCTTCTTGTTCATAACGCCACTTGCAACCATCTCTGGCTGGTTATGTCTGCGAGGAGCAGTGGACCATCTGCACTTTAGTAGTAGGCTAGAAGCTGTTGGCCTCATTGCACTCACTGTCGCACTCTTTACTATTTACCTCTTTTGGACGCTA GTGTCATTTAGGTATCACTGTAGATTATACAATGAATGGCGTCGGACCAATCAAAGGGTGATACTCCTAATTCCAAAATCTGTCAGTTTACCTTCTAACCAGCAATCATTGCTGGGCCTTCATTCAGTCAAAAGGAACTCAAAGGAGACAATCGTTTGA